Proteins from a single region of Paraburkholderia sp. ZP32-5:
- a CDS encoding ABC transporter ATP-binding protein, which produces MSTMPCNLAFDMRKAAVREALRFDNVTCTFAGNGRNAQTYTAVSHGNLAIGDGEFVSIVGPTGCGKSTLLNVAAGLIRPSSGSLSVFGEKLTHGLNTQAAYLFQVDALMPWKTCEENIAMGLIFRGTPRDDALGVAREWLERVGLHGHGKKYPHQMSGGMRKRASMAQALALNPRIVLMDEPFSALDIQTRHLMENELLRLWSADRKSVMFVTHDLEEAISLSDRVIVLSAGPGTRPIAEFEIDLARPREMSEIRMTQRFLQLHTQIWDVLRGEVLKSYANNRV; this is translated from the coding sequence ATGAGCACCATGCCGTGCAATCTCGCGTTCGACATGCGCAAGGCGGCGGTGCGCGAGGCGCTGCGCTTCGATAACGTGACGTGCACGTTCGCCGGCAACGGCAGGAACGCGCAGACCTATACCGCCGTTTCGCACGGCAACCTCGCGATCGGCGACGGCGAGTTCGTATCGATCGTCGGTCCCACGGGCTGCGGCAAGTCCACGCTGCTGAACGTCGCGGCCGGACTGATACGGCCTTCGTCGGGCAGCCTGAGCGTGTTCGGCGAGAAGCTGACGCATGGGCTGAATACGCAGGCTGCCTATCTGTTCCAGGTCGATGCGCTGATGCCCTGGAAGACGTGCGAAGAAAACATCGCGATGGGCCTGATCTTTCGCGGCACGCCGCGCGACGACGCGCTTGGTGTCGCGCGCGAATGGCTCGAACGCGTGGGTCTGCATGGGCACGGCAAGAAGTATCCGCACCAGATGTCAGGCGGCATGCGCAAGCGGGCCAGCATGGCGCAGGCGCTGGCGCTGAACCCTCGCATCGTGCTGATGGACGAGCCGTTCAGCGCGCTGGATATCCAGACCCGGCATCTGATGGAAAACGAGTTGCTGCGGCTATGGTCGGCCGACCGCAAGTCGGTGATGTTCGTCACGCACGATCTCGAAGAAGCGATCTCGTTGTCGGACCGCGTGATCGTGCTGTCGGCCGGGCCCGGTACGCGGCCGATCGCCGAGTTTGAAATCGACCTCGCGCGCCCGCGCGAAATGTCGGAAATCCGCATGACGCAGCGTTTCCTGCAACTGCACACCCAGATCTGGGACGTGCTTCGAGGGGAGGTTCTGAAGAGCTATGCGAACAACCGCGTTTGA
- a CDS encoding ABC transporter substrate-binding protein, whose protein sequence is MKLKFAIALCAAFELVCGSVTAVARDVPEKPELHIAAASVGITYLPMLVALQRGYFKDEGLDVHIGAFSGGSKALESLLGGSSDIVAGAYSNTITMATKGQHLVVVAAQVICPGWIFGVSQKRAGEIKSAKDLKGMRIGVSAPGSSTHMAVNYILHKAGLQPGDVSVIGVGQAAGAVAAVRAGQIDALIVNDPSATILTRDGSLKPLENMRTAEGNVKVFGSDYPESSLFATQDFIDKNPKTVQAVANAIVRAEKWIAKATPEQVADNVPPEYLEDNKALYAEAFKNSRRCIAQNGEITAKGAQTVRDVLSAFDPTVASATIDLKTTYDNRFVDKAAGIQP, encoded by the coding sequence ATGAAGCTGAAATTCGCCATTGCGCTTTGCGCAGCGTTCGAGCTTGTCTGCGGTTCCGTCACGGCCGTGGCCAGGGATGTGCCGGAAAAGCCCGAGCTGCACATTGCGGCCGCATCCGTCGGCATCACCTATCTGCCGATGCTGGTCGCTCTGCAACGCGGTTACTTCAAGGACGAAGGGCTCGACGTGCACATCGGTGCGTTCTCCGGTGGATCGAAGGCGTTGGAGTCACTGTTGGGCGGCAGCTCCGACATCGTGGCCGGCGCCTATTCGAACACCATCACGATGGCGACGAAGGGACAGCATCTGGTGGTGGTGGCCGCGCAGGTCATTTGTCCGGGATGGATCTTCGGCGTGTCGCAGAAGCGTGCCGGTGAGATCAAGTCGGCCAAGGACCTGAAGGGCATGCGGATCGGCGTCAGTGCGCCGGGCTCCAGCACGCACATGGCCGTCAACTACATCCTGCACAAGGCGGGGCTGCAGCCGGGCGACGTGTCGGTCATCGGCGTGGGTCAGGCGGCGGGTGCCGTCGCGGCGGTCCGCGCGGGGCAGATCGATGCGCTGATCGTCAATGATCCGAGCGCGACGATCCTGACCAGGGACGGCAGCCTGAAGCCGTTGGAGAACATGCGCACGGCCGAGGGTAACGTCAAGGTGTTCGGCTCGGATTACCCCGAGTCGAGCCTGTTCGCGACGCAGGACTTCATCGACAAGAATCCGAAGACGGTGCAGGCCGTTGCGAATGCAATCGTGCGTGCCGAGAAGTGGATCGCCAAGGCGACGCCGGAGCAGGTCGCCGATAACGTGCCGCCCGAGTATCTGGAGGACAACAAGGCGCTGTACGCGGAGGCCTTCAAAAACAGCCGCCGTTGTATCGCGCAGAACGGCGAAATCACCGCGAAGGGCGCGCAGACCGTGCGTGACGTGCTGTCGGCATTCGACCCGACCGTTGCGTCGGCGACGATCGACCTCAAAACGACCTATGACAACCGTTTCGTCGACAAGGCGGCGGGGATCCAGCCATGA
- the leuB gene encoding 3-isopropylmalate dehydrogenase codes for MKIAVMPGDGIGTEVVAQALKVLRVIAPQAETQEAPIGEAGIQAHGVPLPAPTLELARKADAILFGSVGVADEADIPRERRPGTGLLQLREALTLYANFRPAYMFPELIGASTLRPEVVDGLDLVIVRELNGDAYFGQPRGFETNEKGERVGFNTMRYSESEVERVARAAFESARGRRRKLCSVDKANVLEASQLWREVVTRVGHDYPDVELSHLFVDAASMMLMRRPKQFDVIVTGNLFGDILSDAAAMLTGSIGMLPSASLGYNRKGLYEPVHGSAPDIAGKDIANPLAAILSLAMMLRESFEMEEAASRVERAVRAVLAAGYRTADIHQDGMHSVGTRDMGDAVVEALRKQAA; via the coding sequence ATGAAGATTGCAGTGATGCCCGGTGATGGTATCGGCACGGAAGTCGTGGCGCAGGCGCTCAAGGTACTGCGGGTCATCGCGCCGCAAGCCGAGACTCAGGAGGCGCCGATCGGCGAGGCCGGCATTCAGGCCCACGGCGTGCCGCTTCCGGCACCCACGTTGGAACTGGCGCGCAAGGCCGATGCGATTCTGTTCGGCTCGGTCGGTGTGGCCGACGAAGCCGACATTCCGCGCGAACGCCGTCCCGGTACCGGACTTTTGCAGTTGCGCGAAGCGCTGACGCTGTATGCGAACTTCCGGCCGGCCTATATGTTTCCGGAGCTGATCGGCGCGTCGACGCTGCGGCCGGAAGTGGTCGACGGACTCGATCTGGTGATCGTGCGTGAGTTGAACGGCGATGCCTATTTCGGCCAGCCGCGTGGGTTCGAAACCAACGAGAAGGGCGAGCGGGTCGGCTTCAACACGATGCGCTATTCGGAATCGGAGGTCGAGCGGGTGGCGCGTGCCGCGTTCGAAAGCGCCCGCGGCCGCCGTCGCAAGCTGTGCTCGGTGGACAAGGCCAATGTGCTGGAGGCGAGCCAGTTGTGGCGCGAAGTCGTGACGCGTGTCGGCCACGATTATCCGGATGTCGAACTGAGCCATCTGTTCGTTGACGCCGCATCGATGATGCTGATGCGCCGGCCCAAGCAGTTCGACGTGATCGTCACCGGCAACCTGTTCGGCGACATTCTTTCGGATGCCGCGGCGATGCTGACCGGTTCGATCGGCATGCTGCCTTCGGCGTCGCTCGGCTACAACCGCAAGGGCCTGTACGAGCCCGTGCACGGTTCTGCGCCGGACATCGCGGGCAAGGACATCGCCAATCCGCTCGCCGCGATCCTGTCGCTGGCGATGATGCTGCGCGAGAGCTTCGAGATGGAGGAGGCCGCGAGCCGCGTCGAACGCGCCGTGCGCGCGGTGCTGGCCGCCGGCTACCGTACCGCCGACATCCATCAGGACGGCATGCATTCCGTCGGCACGCGTGACATGGGCGACGCGGTCGTGGAGGCGTTGCGCAAGCAGGCCGCTTGA
- the leuD gene encoding 3-isopropylmalate dehydratase small subunit gives MESLNYLDAVAAPIAGINCDTDQILPARFLQKPRRDDFGQFLFRALRFDDDGAQRPGFVLNRVAYRDSRIVVANHNFGCGSSREHAVWALYDYGIRAVIAPSFGDIFFINCLKNGLLPIVLPEAVVLPLLDSLAAHPGSRIAIDLPAQTATLPDGSVHGFETEPFAKQCLLSGMDEIGYTLSHRDRIDAFERDHAQVY, from the coding sequence ATGGAAAGCCTCAACTATCTCGACGCGGTGGCCGCGCCGATTGCCGGCATCAACTGCGATACCGACCAGATCTTGCCCGCGCGCTTTCTGCAGAAACCCCGCCGCGACGACTTCGGCCAGTTTCTGTTTCGCGCCCTGCGCTTCGATGACGACGGCGCGCAACGGCCTGGTTTCGTGCTCAACAGAGTGGCGTACCGCGACTCGCGCATCGTCGTGGCCAATCACAACTTCGGTTGCGGCTCGTCGCGCGAGCATGCGGTCTGGGCGCTGTACGACTACGGTATCCGCGCGGTGATCGCGCCCAGTTTCGGCGACATCTTTTTCATCAACTGCCTGAAGAACGGGCTGCTGCCGATCGTGTTGCCCGAGGCCGTGGTGCTGCCGCTGCTGGACTCGCTGGCGGCTCACCCAGGCAGCCGCATCGCAATCGATCTGCCCGCGCAGACCGCGACGCTGCCCGATGGTTCGGTGCATGGGTTCGAGACGGAGCCGTTCGCCAAACAGTGTCTGCTGTCCGGCATGGACGAGATCGGATACACGCTGTCGCATCGCGATCGCATCGATGCATTCGAACGCGACCATGCCCAAGTCTATTGA
- the leuC gene encoding 3-isopropylmalate dehydratase large subunit yields MPLDHAMDGPRTLYDKIWDAHRVMSRDDGQDLLFIDRHFVHDVTAQSFDMLRERGLEPRSPERTFGTPDHYVSSSANGMASVADPERRAMITALQRDTAQSGITLFDIEDSRRGIVHVVGPEQGLSLPGMTIVCADSHTSTHGALGALAFGIGATEVAHVLATQCLWQRKSSNMRVILDGTLARGVTAKDLILAVIARIGVAGAVGHVIEYAGSAVAGLSMEGRLTLCNMTIEAGGRAGMIAPDDTTFAWLAGRPYAPAGERWDRAIAHWRGLFTDPGATFEREVRIDATGIAPMVTWGTTPEYACAIDGRVPDPAQQSDPDSREAMSRALGYMGLTPDDALEGTAIDRVFIGSCTNGRIEDLRGAAEVARGRVVAPGVEAWVVPGSHQVRAQAEAEGLDRVFKDAGFEWRFPGCSMCLATNGDIAAPGQRCASTSNRNFVGRQGPGVRTHLMSPPMAAAAAVTGHLTDVRRLLGA; encoded by the coding sequence ATGCCACTCGACCACGCGATGGATGGTCCGCGGACCCTTTACGACAAAATCTGGGATGCTCACCGGGTTATGTCGCGCGACGATGGACAAGACTTATTGTTCATCGACCGCCATTTCGTTCACGACGTGACCGCGCAATCGTTCGACATGCTGCGTGAACGCGGGCTCGAGCCACGCTCGCCCGAACGGACCTTCGGCACGCCCGACCACTATGTATCGAGTAGCGCGAACGGCATGGCGTCCGTGGCCGATCCCGAGCGGCGCGCGATGATCACGGCGCTGCAACGCGATACCGCTCAATCTGGCATCACGCTGTTCGACATAGAAGACTCGCGGCGCGGCATTGTGCACGTGGTCGGACCGGAGCAGGGCTTGAGCCTGCCCGGCATGACCATCGTCTGCGCGGATAGCCATACTTCCACGCACGGCGCGCTGGGCGCGCTGGCTTTCGGAATCGGCGCGACCGAGGTGGCTCACGTGCTCGCCACGCAATGCCTGTGGCAGCGCAAATCGAGCAACATGCGCGTGATCCTCGACGGCACGTTGGCCCGCGGCGTCACCGCCAAAGATCTGATCCTCGCGGTGATCGCGCGGATCGGCGTGGCGGGCGCGGTCGGTCACGTGATCGAGTACGCGGGCTCGGCGGTCGCCGGTTTATCGATGGAAGGCCGTCTGACGCTGTGCAACATGACGATCGAAGCAGGCGGCCGCGCCGGCATGATCGCTCCCGACGACACCACGTTCGCATGGCTGGCCGGCCGTCCGTATGCACCGGCGGGCGAACGCTGGGATCGGGCGATCGCGCATTGGCGCGGCTTGTTCACCGACCCAGGCGCGACCTTCGAGCGCGAGGTGCGCATCGACGCGACCGGGATCGCGCCGATGGTGACCTGGGGCACCACGCCCGAATACGCATGCGCGATCGATGGACGCGTGCCCGACCCCGCGCAACAGAGCGATCCGGATTCGCGCGAAGCGATGTCGCGCGCGCTCGGCTACATGGGCTTGACCCCTGACGACGCGCTGGAAGGCACGGCGATCGACCGCGTATTCATCGGCTCGTGCACCAACGGACGTATCGAAGATCTGCGCGGCGCGGCCGAGGTCGCGCGCGGCCGGGTCGTCGCACCAGGAGTCGAGGCATGGGTGGTGCCGGGATCGCACCAGGTCCGCGCGCAGGCCGAGGCCGAAGGGCTGGACCGCGTGTTCAAGGACGCGGGCTTCGAGTGGCGCTTCCCCGGCTGCTCGATGTGCCTCGCGACCAACGGCGATATCGCCGCGCCCGGCCAGCGCTGTGCGTCCACATCGAACCGCAATTTCGTGGGCCGCCAGGGGCCCGGCGTGCGCACGCATCTGATGAGCCCGCCGATGGCGGCCGCGGCCGCGGTGACCGGACATCTGACCGACGTGCGCCGCCTGTTGGGAGCCTGA
- a CDS encoding AraC family transcriptional regulator, with protein MTERIIVIPARIKMKKDFTDQTIDAFEAIAPLLRAQLIIDELCHFDNEWAQANQHASAGQAWFHIVVRGSCVLEQISAGPLTIEAGDVVLLPHGNAHVVRSAKLSIAEGVPAALPNALRVPQSNAHASGTELICGRLAFETPGNPVLAVLPDLLVMHAGDSGIDRLSTLLIAIRDELDEERVGGRLIATELASVLFLMLLRLHLEESPPTIGLVRLLGDEVTSRVVIALITDLTRNWSLDELAVVADTSRATLVRSFRRVCGQPPLAFATDLRLDFARMRLLRSKDSIASIATQAGYQSEHAFSRAMVRRFGIRPSLMRSKDRA; from the coding sequence ATGACCGAACGGATCATTGTTATACCCGCCAGGATCAAAATGAAAAAAGATTTCACCGATCAAACCATCGACGCCTTTGAAGCAATTGCGCCGTTGCTGCGCGCGCAACTGATCATCGACGAGTTGTGCCATTTCGATAACGAATGGGCGCAAGCCAACCAACATGCATCGGCGGGTCAGGCATGGTTCCATATCGTCGTGCGCGGCAGTTGCGTGCTCGAACAGATCAGTGCTGGCCCGCTCACGATCGAAGCGGGAGATGTTGTCCTTTTGCCGCATGGCAATGCGCATGTGGTCCGCTCCGCGAAGTTATCGATCGCGGAGGGCGTGCCCGCTGCTTTGCCTAATGCGCTTAGAGTGCCGCAGTCCAACGCTCATGCATCGGGCACCGAGCTTATTTGCGGGCGTCTGGCGTTCGAAACACCTGGCAATCCGGTGTTGGCCGTGTTGCCGGATCTTCTCGTGATGCACGCCGGGGATAGCGGCATCGATCGGCTCAGTACGTTGCTGATAGCAATCCGCGACGAACTCGACGAAGAACGTGTAGGCGGAAGATTGATTGCGACAGAACTCGCCAGTGTCCTGTTTCTGATGCTGCTTCGTCTTCATCTCGAAGAGAGCCCGCCGACGATCGGACTGGTGCGACTTCTCGGAGATGAAGTCACTTCGCGGGTTGTGATCGCGTTGATCACAGATCTAACCCGCAACTGGTCCCTCGATGAACTTGCCGTAGTGGCCGACACGTCGCGCGCCACGCTGGTAAGAAGTTTTCGTCGTGTCTGCGGGCAACCGCCGCTCGCGTTTGCCACGGATTTACGGCTCGATTTCGCCCGCATGCGTCTGCTGCGGAGTAAAGATTCGATTGCTTCCATTGCCACGCAGGCCGGCTATCAATCGGAACATGCATTTAGCCGCGCGATGGTGCGGCGTTTCGGCATCCGTCCGAGCCTGATGCGTTCGAAAGATCGCGCGTAG
- a CDS encoding alpha/beta fold hydrolase, translated as MPSLTVQDGTQIFYKDWGQGQPIVFHHGWPLSADDWDTQMLFFLQHGYRVIAHDRRGHGRSTQTSVGNDMDTYARDVAELVTALDLRDAIHIGHSTGGGEVTRYVARHGKGRVAKAVLVSAIPPVMLKSERNPGGLPIEVFDDLRQQFATSRAQFYLDVPGGPFYGFNRPGVKTIDGVVHNWWRQGMMGGALAQYECIKVFSETDLTEDLEMIDVPTLVLHGDDDQIVPYQDAALLSAKILKNATLKIYPGYPHGMLTTHADVLNPDILDFIKS; from the coding sequence ATGCCCTCTCTCACCGTGCAAGACGGAACTCAGATTTTTTACAAGGATTGGGGGCAAGGTCAGCCCATTGTCTTTCATCACGGCTGGCCGCTGAGCGCAGACGACTGGGACACCCAGATGCTGTTTTTCCTGCAGCACGGTTATCGGGTTATCGCGCACGACCGTCGCGGACATGGACGATCGACGCAGACGTCGGTCGGCAATGACATGGATACCTACGCGCGCGATGTCGCCGAACTCGTCACGGCGCTGGACCTGCGCGACGCGATCCATATCGGTCATTCAACGGGTGGCGGTGAGGTCACACGTTACGTTGCGCGCCACGGCAAAGGCCGTGTCGCCAAGGCCGTGCTTGTCAGTGCGATCCCGCCGGTGATGCTCAAGAGCGAGCGCAATCCCGGCGGCCTGCCGATCGAAGTATTCGACGATCTGCGCCAGCAGTTTGCCACCAGCCGCGCGCAGTTCTATCTCGACGTTCCTGGTGGTCCGTTCTACGGGTTCAATCGCCCCGGCGTCAAAACAATCGATGGTGTCGTTCACAACTGGTGGCGCCAGGGAATGATGGGCGGCGCGCTGGCCCAATACGAGTGCATCAAGGTCTTTTCGGAAACGGATCTGACCGAAGATCTGGAAATGATCGACGTGCCGACGCTCGTGCTTCATGGCGACGACGACCAGATCGTTCCTTATCAGGATGCCGCGCTGCTTTCGGCAAAAATCCTCAAAAATGCGACGCTAAAGATATATCCCGGTTATCCGCACGGAATGCTGACCACTCATGCCGACGTGCTCAATCCGGACATCCTCGATTTCATTAAAAGCTGA
- a CDS encoding isochorismatase family protein, whose product MGDIRNTNTAVVFIDPQNDVLSDKGVNWGAVGASVTENHTIENMTKIFVAAKQLGYNVFISPHFFYPTDYGWQYYDPLETEEVRNKSFARQGPLNLTGLKGSGADWLDQFKPYIEDGKTIVVSPHKVWGPETNDLVLQLRKRGVQKVILGGMLANMCVESHLRELLEQGFQVAVIKDATAGPRHPVWGDGYKAALVNYNFLAHAVWTTDEVVGKMHPSAVG is encoded by the coding sequence ATGGGCGACATCCGCAACACGAATACCGCCGTGGTCTTCATCGATCCACAGAACGATGTTCTCAGCGACAAAGGCGTCAACTGGGGCGCGGTCGGCGCCAGCGTCACCGAAAATCACACCATCGAGAACATGACGAAGATATTCGTGGCGGCCAAGCAGTTGGGATACAACGTCTTCATTTCACCGCACTTCTTCTATCCGACCGACTACGGCTGGCAATACTACGATCCGCTGGAAACGGAGGAAGTCAGGAATAAGTCTTTTGCCCGCCAGGGGCCGCTCAATCTGACTGGCCTGAAGGGGTCCGGCGCCGACTGGCTCGATCAGTTCAAGCCGTACATCGAGGACGGCAAGACGATCGTCGTCAGCCCTCACAAGGTGTGGGGACCGGAAACCAACGATCTCGTGCTGCAGCTCCGCAAGCGTGGGGTTCAGAAGGTAATCCTCGGCGGCATGCTTGCGAACATGTGCGTCGAATCACATCTGCGAGAGCTGCTGGAACAGGGATTTCAGGTTGCGGTCATCAAGGATGCGACCGCGGGCCCGCGTCATCCTGTCTGGGGTGATGGCTACAAGGCCGCGCTGGTCAACTACAACTTCCTCGCCCACGCTGTGTGGACCACGGATGAAGTCGTCGGGAAAATGCATCCCAGTGCCGTGGGTTAA
- a CDS encoding LysR family transcriptional regulator — MLDLNDFLYFVQVVDTGGISAAATALQRAASTVSYRIQQLECELGLALLARTTRSIVMTQAGEEFYRYATSMLERANEAERVMRSRCKEPAGIVHYAVAPAIAQFAMPGMLLAFLAQYPKIQLVQHVVDSQTDIVARRYDLAIHAHSGPLPDSQLIQRPLAEVPWHLFASADYLRRVGPLKSPDDLDNCETLVMKREDANPAWRMHSERDKTQFAVVRLRPRIYGACTATLKEAAEAGLGIVALPAYICRQEVLCGRLRRVLPDWIALESTVTALMPHRGLTAGARAFIDHIATAFPSAVRFCVSSESETVEARGNLPEELGLTSRSGR, encoded by the coding sequence ATGCTTGATCTGAACGACTTTCTCTATTTCGTGCAGGTGGTTGATACCGGTGGCATTTCCGCGGCCGCAACGGCACTTCAGCGCGCGGCCTCCACGGTCAGCTACCGCATCCAGCAGCTCGAATGTGAACTCGGACTGGCGCTACTGGCCCGCACGACGCGAAGCATCGTGATGACACAGGCCGGCGAGGAGTTCTACCGTTACGCGACCTCCATGCTGGAGCGCGCGAATGAAGCGGAAAGGGTCATGCGCAGTCGCTGCAAGGAACCGGCAGGCATTGTCCATTACGCGGTGGCACCGGCTATCGCTCAGTTCGCGATGCCCGGCATGCTGCTTGCCTTTCTCGCCCAATATCCGAAGATCCAACTCGTACAGCACGTCGTCGATTCGCAGACGGATATCGTCGCGCGCCGGTACGATCTCGCGATTCACGCTCATTCAGGGCCGCTGCCCGACTCACAGTTGATCCAGCGGCCCCTGGCGGAAGTGCCCTGGCATCTGTTTGCCTCTGCCGATTATTTGCGCCGGGTTGGTCCTTTGAAGTCTCCTGACGATCTCGACAACTGCGAGACTCTGGTTATGAAACGAGAGGATGCGAACCCGGCGTGGCGCATGCACTCGGAGCGCGACAAAACTCAATTCGCGGTGGTCCGGCTGCGTCCCCGCATCTATGGCGCGTGCACGGCGACGTTAAAAGAAGCGGCTGAGGCGGGGCTAGGCATTGTCGCGTTGCCTGCCTACATTTGCCGTCAGGAAGTCTTGTGTGGTCGCCTGCGCCGCGTATTGCCGGATTGGATTGCTCTGGAATCGACAGTCACGGCGCTGATGCCGCACCGAGGTTTGACCGCTGGTGCTCGCGCATTTATAGACCACATCGCAACGGCGTTTCCTTCCGCGGTGCGCTTCTGCGTGAGTAGCGAGTCTGAGACCGTGGAGGCGCGGGGCAATTTGCCGGAGGAGCTTGGTCTGACGTCCAGGTCGGGCCGCTAG
- a CDS encoding HoxN/HupN/NixA family nickel/cobalt transporter yields MSATSSVSGTGARSLRGRVIAIYTVLACFNVGVWVWAFIAFHAQVLLLSTGLIAWGFGLRHAVDADHIAAIDNVTRKLMQDGKRPVSVGLFFALGHSAVVILVAALVAVTASVLQHNVASWRGIGGIVSTSVSALFLFLIATMNIVILRGVWKAFNRVRRGLPYVEEDLDILLGNRGLIARLFRPLFRLVSNPLWMFPLGFLFGLGFDTATEVSLLGISATQASQGLSIWTILVFPALFAAGMSLVDTTDGILMLSAYEWAFVRPIRKLYYNLTITLVSVVVALLIGGIETLGLIQDKLGLGEEAGAFWTAIATLNNNFNNLGFFIIGVFVVAWGMSYLIYKAKGLDDIETQSAGSR; encoded by the coding sequence TTGTCAGCAACTTCATCAGTATCCGGCACCGGCGCGCGAAGCCTGCGCGGCCGTGTCATCGCCATCTATACGGTGTTGGCATGTTTCAACGTGGGCGTGTGGGTTTGGGCGTTTATCGCCTTCCATGCCCAGGTGCTGCTTCTTAGCACCGGCCTCATCGCATGGGGCTTTGGCCTGCGGCACGCGGTGGACGCCGACCATATCGCCGCGATCGACAACGTGACCCGCAAGCTGATGCAGGATGGCAAGCGACCGGTCAGCGTCGGGCTCTTCTTTGCGCTCGGTCATTCGGCCGTCGTCATTCTGGTTGCCGCGCTGGTCGCTGTAACGGCTTCGGTATTGCAGCATAACGTCGCGTCGTGGCGAGGCATCGGCGGGATCGTGTCGACGTCGGTATCCGCGCTGTTTCTTTTCCTGATCGCCACGATGAACATCGTGATCTTGCGTGGCGTGTGGAAGGCATTCAACCGCGTGCGACGAGGTCTGCCTTATGTGGAAGAGGATCTGGACATTCTGCTGGGTAACCGGGGGCTCATTGCACGGCTATTTCGACCGCTTTTCCGGCTGGTTTCGAACCCGCTGTGGATGTTCCCGCTGGGTTTCCTTTTCGGACTTGGCTTCGATACCGCAACCGAGGTGAGTCTGCTCGGCATCTCGGCGACTCAGGCCTCGCAGGGCTTGTCGATCTGGACCATTCTCGTTTTTCCGGCGCTTTTCGCGGCGGGTATGTCGCTGGTCGACACAACGGATGGCATCCTGATGTTGAGCGCCTATGAATGGGCGTTCGTCCGGCCGATCCGCAAGCTTTACTACAACCTGACTATCACGCTCGTGTCGGTCGTCGTTGCGCTGTTGATCGGCGGCATCGAGACACTGGGGCTGATTCAGGACAAACTCGGACTTGGGGAAGAAGCGGGTGCGTTCTGGACCGCCATCGCCACGCTCAACAACAACTTCAACAATCTGGGATTCTTCATCATTGGCGTGTTTGTCGTCGCTTGGGGAATGTCTTATCTGATCTACAAGGCGAAAGGGCTGGACGACATCGAGACTCAATCGGCGGGGTCGCGCTGA
- a CDS encoding aquaporin, translating to MTASTPAEVCFFERDPNCGLLRRAVTEAIGTLMLMFAATGSAVIAASLGAPNAAALLLQAFAVSGALVALIIAFGAVSGGHFNPIITAGQWIGGERTLRCTIAYIVGQMIGAVAGAVLARCIFAVPAIPAIPVGPAGWAFAGSELVATAGLMVIVFGCSRARRSEAGPFAVGAWLVGMIMSLPSSYANPALVVGAIFAVGPIKIALGTIALFIPAQVIGGLVARAIVAFAYGGTRAERLQPEIVALSPHED from the coding sequence ATGACGGCGTCGACACCGGCGGAAGTCTGCTTCTTCGAGCGGGATCCCAATTGCGGGCTGCTGCGCCGCGCGGTAACGGAAGCGATTGGAACGTTGATGCTGATGTTTGCGGCGACGGGGTCAGCCGTCATCGCTGCAAGCCTCGGCGCGCCGAATGCTGCGGCGCTTTTGCTGCAGGCATTTGCGGTCAGCGGCGCGCTCGTCGCTTTGATCATCGCGTTTGGCGCGGTGTCGGGCGGCCATTTCAATCCGATCATTACAGCAGGGCAATGGATAGGCGGTGAAAGGACGCTTCGTTGCACGATCGCCTATATTGTCGGGCAGATGATCGGTGCCGTCGCCGGCGCAGTGCTGGCGCGATGTATATTCGCGGTCCCGGCTATCCCGGCCATTCCAGTCGGTCCTGCAGGATGGGCCTTCGCGGGCAGCGAGCTGGTCGCGACGGCGGGGTTGATGGTCATCGTCTTTGGGTGTTCGCGAGCCAGGCGCAGCGAAGCAGGGCCGTTTGCAGTAGGCGCGTGGCTGGTCGGAATGATCATGTCCCTGCCTTCTTCGTATGCGAATCCCGCACTCGTGGTCGGCGCCATCTTCGCGGTAGGACCGATTAAGATCGCGTTGGGGACCATTGCGCTGTTTATCCCCGCGCAGGTCATTGGTGGATTGGTGGCGCGTGCGATCGTGGCGTTCGCGTACGGAGGCACACGTGCGGAACGCCTGCAGCCGGAAATCGTTGCCTTGAGTCCACACGAAGATTGA